The Panicum hallii strain FIL2 chromosome 9, PHallii_v3.1, whole genome shotgun sequence genome has a window encoding:
- the LOC112875670 gene encoding alpha-soluble NSF attachment protein-like isoform X2, which produces MGDNEARGDDFEKKADQKLSGWSFFGNKYEDAADLLDKAGNFFKLAKNWRRAAAVYKRIADCHLQGDSKHEAASAYVEAANCYKKFSPPDAAQALNNAVNLFLEIGRLNMAARYSKDIGEIYQQEQDLENAAVYLSRAADLFDSEGQSSQANTMTQKIAEIYAQLEKYQKATELFEEIARKSINNNLLKYSVRGILLNAGICQLCRGDPVAINNSLERYQDIDPTFSGTREYKLLADLAASMDEGDVAKFTDAVKEFDSMTRLDPWKTTLLLKAKNELKKKEDDEDDLT; this is translated from the exons ATGGGGGACAACGAGGCGCGGGGGGACGATTTCGAGAAGAAGGCCGATCAGAAGCTCTCGGGCTGGAGCTTCTTCGGCAACAAGTACGAGGATGCCGCCGACCTCCTCGACAAGGCCGGCAACTTCTTCAAGCTCGCGAAGAACT GGAGAAGAGCGGCTGCAGTATACAAAAGGATTGCAGATTGTCATTTGCAG GGAGATAGCAAGCATGAGGCTGCCTCTGCATATGTTGAGGCTGCAAACTGCTACAAAAAGTTCTCACCACCAG ATGCTGCACAAGCACTTAACAATGCCGTCAATCTTTTCTTGGAAATTGGCAGACTGAACATGGCGGCAAGATACAGCAAG GATATCGGTGAAATCTATCAGCAGGAACAAGATTTAGAGAATGCTGCAGTCTACCTGAGTCGGGCTGCTGATCTTTTTGACAGTGAGGGACAATCATCTCAGGCAAACACCATGACACAGAAAATTGCAGAAATATATGCTCAGCTGGAAAA GTACCAGAAGGCAACAGAGCTCTTTGAAGAAATTGCTCGTAAATCAATAAACAATAACCTTCTCAAGTACAGTGTTCGAGGAATTCTACTTAATGCAGGCATTTGCCAACTATGTAGAGGTGATCCTGTTGCTATAAATAATTCATTGGAGCGCTATCAG GACATTGACCCAACCTTCTCAGGGACACGCGAATACAAGCTTTTGGCG GATCTTGCAGCCTCTATGGATGAAGGAGACGTTGCCAAGTTCACTGATGCCGTAAAGGAGTTTGACAGCATGACACGCCTG GATCCTTGGAAAACAACTCTCCTTCTCAAGGCAAAGAACGAgctaaagaaaaaggaagatgaCGAGGATGATCTAACCTAG
- the LOC112876833 gene encoding dof zinc finger protein DOF5.7-like, producing MASSTAVAAGDDAVGTRKGGTGGGGGTAPPPATQQQQQPPPPPPEQGLRCPRCDSSNTKFCYYNNYSLSQPRHFCKTCRRYWTKGGALRNVPVGGGCRKNKRSRSAVAAAAAAAAASSRLSLNLPVEGGVGDQQAAARLGFLGAGGAPVASSPIGGAPAADYQQAAGAVGMMALPRLHAAQAVGQYVPFGEWPSGAGGDVSGGGGGHAMNDHAGAVSSSIASSIESLSFINQDLHWKLQQQRLATMFLGPPPPPTSAAAHVDGAPASAAHIGGAFLQMAGPPPGMESTMPAATSWFMDSSYGVLPSPTAHANNAAAATAICNVAVSSGRSSGDDDSGTNCGSAIPSWGDMSTFAMLP from the coding sequence ATGGCGTCGTCGacagcggtggcggcgggggacGACGCGGTCGGGACGCGGAAGGGTGGTACCGGTGGCGGTGGGGGCACGGCGCCGCCTCCGGCtacccagcagcagcagcagcccccgcccccgccgccggagcAGGGGCTCAGGTGCCCGCGCTGCGACTCGTCCAACACCAAGTTCTGCTACTACAACAACTACAGCCTCTCGCAGCCGCGCCACTTCTGCAAGACGTGCCGCAGGTACTGGACCAAGGGCGGCGCGCTCCGCAACGTGCCCGTCGGCGGGGGCTGCCGCAAGAACAAGCGCTCGCGCTCCGCGGTCGCCGCagccgctgcggcggcggccgcctccTCGCGCCTCTCGCTCAACCTGCCGGTCGAGGGCGGCGTCGGCGACCAGCAGGCAGCGGCGAGGCTCGGGTTCCTTGGcgccggcggcgctccggtggcgTCGTCGCCGATCGGCGGCGCCCCCGCGGCCGACTaccagcaggcagcaggcgCCGTCGGGATGATGGCGCTGCCGCGGCTCCACGCCGCCCAGGCCGTCGGTCAGTACGTGCCGTTCGGGGAGTGGCCGTCGGGGGCCGGCGGGGACGTttccggcggcggaggcggccacGCGATGAACGACCACGCCGGGGCGGTGAGCAGCAGCATCGCGTCGTCCATCGAGTCGCTGAGCTTCATCAACCAGGACCTCCACTGGAAGCTCCAGCAGCAGCGGCTGGCCACCATGTTCCttggcccgccgccgccgcctaccTCCGCAGCTGCGCACGTCGACGGCGCCCCCGCATCAGCGGCCCACATCGGCGGCGCCTTCCTGCAGATGGCGGGGCCGCCGCCCGGCATGGAGTCGACCATGCCGGCGGCGACGTCGTGGTTCATGGACAGCTCCTACGGCGTGCTCCCTTCCCCGACCGCGCACGCTAATaacgcggccgccgccaccgccatctGCAACGTCGCCGTCAGCAGCGGCCGGAGTAGCGGCGACGACGACAGCGGCACCAACTGCGGCAGCGCGATCCCGTCGTGGGGCGACATGTCGACGTTCGCGATGCTGCCATAA
- the LOC112875461 gene encoding endoribonuclease Dicer homolog 2a-like isoform X2, whose translation MGPEFLCNSFNSGGVDVTIRYMSIVHLNQEQVIFARRFQTTILSLLIGNDHSEVRDAIKYFHELQVSVGVVYLLLPSVSGKIDWCGIKFSTSSVYDATEKDMGHCHSCKDADLLQTMDGPCCRCMLQNSVVYIPRDGKFYNITGFLDLNENNPLHFRDKSVVSSKRCGLSLTSESNPLLVASGLFTVQNFLYKCYGKGKEPSGRIAVKLPSELCRVVMAPVSTNILCSFSFVPSIMYRIQCLLLSAKLKIQLGPRMQQFNITALKILEALTTKECQEEFSLESIETLGDSFLKYVTGQHLFSKYKHREGKLTSMRKELVSNTTLCQLACNRNLVGYIRGEEFNIKKWIIPGLGYDIWGNTKCLFLLTNNMYILKEISIKSKRIADTVEALIGAYLSASGEQAAFHFMKTLGMDLELHNEMQDERKIITKSEEIIDVRSLETMLGYAFNDRSLLIEALTHGSYNNAGPCYERLEFLGDAVLDHILTDYFYKQYYPGCTPALLTNLRKASVNNCCYAHAAVKAGLHKHILHSSSNQMINDLENSGRSFSGPSHGWEPGIGLPEDLADLIESIAGAIYLDSKHKKEVVWRAMRRLLEPLATPKTVELYPVSELKEICERRKYPKPLYSKTRDSGVGVTRVDAKVKAAGTVYYGTGEGRNKKVAKILAAKALLQKLKVASVA comes from the exons ATGGGTCCTGAATTCCTCTGTAACTCATTTAACTCGGGTGGTGTTGATGTTACCATTCGGTACATGAGTATCGTTCATCTAAATCAAGAACAG GTCATTTTTGCGAGAAGATTTCAGACCACCATTCTTTCTTTGCTCATTGGCAATGACCATTCGGAGGTCAGAGATGCTATAAAATACTTCCATGAACTACAAGTATCTGTAGGCGTTGTCTATCTACTTCTGCCTTCAGTTTCTGGCAAGATTGATTGGTGTGGTATCAAGTTTTCAACCTCATCAGTATATGATGCGACTGAAAAAGATATGGGACATTGTCATTCTTGTAAAGACGCTGATTTACTGCAGACAATGGACGGTCCTTGCTGCAGGTGCATGCTTCAGAATTCTGTTGTCTACATCCCTCGTGATGGAAAATTTTATAATATTACAGGGTTCCTTGACTTAAATGAAAACAACCCGCTGCATTTCAGAGACAAGAGTGTTGTTAGCTCCAAAAG ATGTGGCCTATCTTTAACCTCTGAAAGCAACCCACTATTGGTTGCCAGTGGACTATTCACAGTGCAAAATTTCCTCTACAAGTGCTACGGAAAAGGGAAAG AACCTAGCGGTAGAATTGCTGTTAAGTTGCCATCTGAACTCTGCAGAGTAGTCATGGCGCCAGTGTCAACAAATATTTTGTGCAGCTTCTCATTTGTTCCTTCCATAATGTATCGTATCCAGTGTCTGCTTCTTTCTGCAAAGTTGAAAATCCAGTTGGGCCCAAGAATGCAACAGTTCAACATAACAGCTCTGAAG ATTTTGGAAGCACTTACTACAAAGGAATGCCAGGAGGAATTTTCACTGGAATCAATAGAAACACTTGGGGATTCCTTCCTTAAGTATGTTACAGGCCAGCATCTTTTTAGCAAATATAAGCATCGAGAGGGCAAGCTAACCTCTATGAGAAAAGAATTGGTCTCCAACACAACTCTATGCCAGCTGGCTTGCAACAGGAATCTTGTG GGGTACATTCGAGGTGAAGAGTTTAATATCAAAAAATGGATCATTCCAGGACTTGGTTATGACATATGGGGTAACACCAAATGTTTGTTCCTATTAACAAATAATATGTACATACTGAAGGAAATATCCATAAAAAGCAAGAGAATTGCAGATACAGTCGAAGCCTTGATTGGGGCCTATCTCAGTGCTTCTGGTGAACAGGCAGCATTTCATTTCATGAAAACACTAGGAATGGATTTAGAACTGCATAATGAAATGCAAGATGAAAGGAAAATTATAACAAAATCTGAAGAAATCATTGATGTGAGAAGCTTAGAGACGATGCTCGGTTACGCTTTCAATGATCGTTCACTGTTAATAGAAGCATTGACACATGGTTCCTACAATAATGCTGGCCCTTGCTATGAG AGGCTTGAATTTCTTGGAGATGCAGTATTGGACCACATCTTAACTGATTACTTCTACAAACAGTACTACCCAGGATGTACACCAGCATTGTTGACAAATTTACGGAAAGCTTCTGTGAACAATTGTTGCTATGCACATGCAGCTGTTAAAGCAGGATTACACAAGCATATTCTTCATTCATCATCAAACCAGATGATTAACGACCTTGAGAATTCGGGGCGGTCATTTTCAGGCCCATCGCATGGTTGGGAACCTGGCATTGGTCTACCTGAG GACCTTGCAGATTTGATTGAATCAATAGCTGGTGCGATTTACCTCGACAGCAAGCATAAGAAGGAGGTTGTCTGGAGAGCCATGAGACGCCTACTGGAACCTCTTGCCACCCCAAAGACTGTGGAGCTGTACCCGGTGTCAGAACTGAAAGAAATATGCGAGCGCAGAAAATACCCCAAGCCGTTATACTCTAAAACTCGTGATAGTGGAGTTGGAGTAACAAGGGTGGATGCAAAGGTGAAGGCTGCAGGGACAGTGTACTATGGAACTGGAGAAGGCCGCAACAAGAAAGTGGCGAAAATTTTGGCCGCAAAGGCTCTGCTCCAGAAACTGAAGGTCGCATCCGTAGCATGA
- the LOC112875670 gene encoding alpha-soluble NSF attachment protein-like isoform X1: protein MGDNEARGDDFEKKADQKLSGWSFFGNKYEDAADLLDKAGNFFKLAKNWRRAAAVYKRIADCHLQGDSKHEAASAYVEAANCYKKFSPPDAAQALNNAVNLFLEIGRLNMAARYSKDIGEIYQQEQDLENAAVYLSRAADLFDSEGQSSQANTMTQKIAEIYAQLEKYQKATELFEEIARKSINNNLLKYSVRGILLNAGICQLCRGDPVAINNSLERYQDIDPTFSGTREYKLLADLAASMDEGDVAKFTDAVKEFDSMTRLVLSIGILPDPWKTTLLLKAKNELKKKEDDEDDLT from the exons ATGGGGGACAACGAGGCGCGGGGGGACGATTTCGAGAAGAAGGCCGATCAGAAGCTCTCGGGCTGGAGCTTCTTCGGCAACAAGTACGAGGATGCCGCCGACCTCCTCGACAAGGCCGGCAACTTCTTCAAGCTCGCGAAGAACT GGAGAAGAGCGGCTGCAGTATACAAAAGGATTGCAGATTGTCATTTGCAG GGAGATAGCAAGCATGAGGCTGCCTCTGCATATGTTGAGGCTGCAAACTGCTACAAAAAGTTCTCACCACCAG ATGCTGCACAAGCACTTAACAATGCCGTCAATCTTTTCTTGGAAATTGGCAGACTGAACATGGCGGCAAGATACAGCAAG GATATCGGTGAAATCTATCAGCAGGAACAAGATTTAGAGAATGCTGCAGTCTACCTGAGTCGGGCTGCTGATCTTTTTGACAGTGAGGGACAATCATCTCAGGCAAACACCATGACACAGAAAATTGCAGAAATATATGCTCAGCTGGAAAA GTACCAGAAGGCAACAGAGCTCTTTGAAGAAATTGCTCGTAAATCAATAAACAATAACCTTCTCAAGTACAGTGTTCGAGGAATTCTACTTAATGCAGGCATTTGCCAACTATGTAGAGGTGATCCTGTTGCTATAAATAATTCATTGGAGCGCTATCAG GACATTGACCCAACCTTCTCAGGGACACGCGAATACAAGCTTTTGGCG GATCTTGCAGCCTCTATGGATGAAGGAGACGTTGCCAAGTTCACTGATGCCGTAAAGGAGTTTGACAGCATGACACGCCTGGTACTGTCAATTGGAATCTTGCCT GATCCTTGGAAAACAACTCTCCTTCTCAAGGCAAAGAACGAgctaaagaaaaaggaagatgaCGAGGATGATCTAACCTAG
- the LOC112875461 gene encoding endoribonuclease Dicer homolog 2a-like isoform X1: MGGSAGAGAGVADARGGGAPSESEEGTGGNAEDKYQHGQPVYFPEELVDNWVSFSRRGLYYCYNISLRGCLNTTATPADIILAVKCDMGPEFLCNSFNSGGVDVTIRYMSIVHLNQEQVIFARRFQTTILSLLIGNDHSEVRDAIKYFHELQVSVGVVYLLLPSVSGKIDWCGIKFSTSSVYDATEKDMGHCHSCKDADLLQTMDGPCCRCMLQNSVVYIPRDGKFYNITGFLDLNENNPLHFRDKSVVSSKRCGLSLTSESNPLLVASGLFTVQNFLYKCYGKGKEPSGRIAVKLPSELCRVVMAPVSTNILCSFSFVPSIMYRIQCLLLSAKLKIQLGPRMQQFNITALKILEALTTKECQEEFSLESIETLGDSFLKYVTGQHLFSKYKHREGKLTSMRKELVSNTTLCQLACNRNLVGYIRGEEFNIKKWIIPGLGYDIWGNTKCLFLLTNNMYILKEISIKSKRIADTVEALIGAYLSASGEQAAFHFMKTLGMDLELHNEMQDERKIITKSEEIIDVRSLETMLGYAFNDRSLLIEALTHGSYNNAGPCYERLEFLGDAVLDHILTDYFYKQYYPGCTPALLTNLRKASVNNCCYAHAAVKAGLHKHILHSSSNQMINDLENSGRSFSGPSHGWEPGIGLPEDLADLIESIAGAIYLDSKHKKEVVWRAMRRLLEPLATPKTVELYPVSELKEICERRKYPKPLYSKTRDSGVGVTRVDAKVKAAGTVYYGTGEGRNKKVAKILAAKALLQKLKVASVA, from the exons ATGGGCGgctccgccggcgccggcgccggcgtggCTGATGCGCGGGGAGGAGGAGCTCCATCCGAATCCGAAGAAGGGACTGGCGGCAACG CCGAGGATAAATATCAGCATGGACAGCCTGTCTACTTTCCAGAAGAACTAGTGGACAATTGGGTGTCTTTTTCTCGTCGCGGCTTGTATTATTGCTACAACATCTCGTTGCGAGGGTGTTTGAACACAACTGCTACTCCAGCAGACATAATATTAGCTGTAAAATGTGACATGGGTCCTGAATTCCTCTGTAACTCATTTAACTCGGGTGGTGTTGATGTTACCATTCGGTACATGAGTATCGTTCATCTAAATCAAGAACAG GTCATTTTTGCGAGAAGATTTCAGACCACCATTCTTTCTTTGCTCATTGGCAATGACCATTCGGAGGTCAGAGATGCTATAAAATACTTCCATGAACTACAAGTATCTGTAGGCGTTGTCTATCTACTTCTGCCTTCAGTTTCTGGCAAGATTGATTGGTGTGGTATCAAGTTTTCAACCTCATCAGTATATGATGCGACTGAAAAAGATATGGGACATTGTCATTCTTGTAAAGACGCTGATTTACTGCAGACAATGGACGGTCCTTGCTGCAGGTGCATGCTTCAGAATTCTGTTGTCTACATCCCTCGTGATGGAAAATTTTATAATATTACAGGGTTCCTTGACTTAAATGAAAACAACCCGCTGCATTTCAGAGACAAGAGTGTTGTTAGCTCCAAAAG ATGTGGCCTATCTTTAACCTCTGAAAGCAACCCACTATTGGTTGCCAGTGGACTATTCACAGTGCAAAATTTCCTCTACAAGTGCTACGGAAAAGGGAAAG AACCTAGCGGTAGAATTGCTGTTAAGTTGCCATCTGAACTCTGCAGAGTAGTCATGGCGCCAGTGTCAACAAATATTTTGTGCAGCTTCTCATTTGTTCCTTCCATAATGTATCGTATCCAGTGTCTGCTTCTTTCTGCAAAGTTGAAAATCCAGTTGGGCCCAAGAATGCAACAGTTCAACATAACAGCTCTGAAG ATTTTGGAAGCACTTACTACAAAGGAATGCCAGGAGGAATTTTCACTGGAATCAATAGAAACACTTGGGGATTCCTTCCTTAAGTATGTTACAGGCCAGCATCTTTTTAGCAAATATAAGCATCGAGAGGGCAAGCTAACCTCTATGAGAAAAGAATTGGTCTCCAACACAACTCTATGCCAGCTGGCTTGCAACAGGAATCTTGTG GGGTACATTCGAGGTGAAGAGTTTAATATCAAAAAATGGATCATTCCAGGACTTGGTTATGACATATGGGGTAACACCAAATGTTTGTTCCTATTAACAAATAATATGTACATACTGAAGGAAATATCCATAAAAAGCAAGAGAATTGCAGATACAGTCGAAGCCTTGATTGGGGCCTATCTCAGTGCTTCTGGTGAACAGGCAGCATTTCATTTCATGAAAACACTAGGAATGGATTTAGAACTGCATAATGAAATGCAAGATGAAAGGAAAATTATAACAAAATCTGAAGAAATCATTGATGTGAGAAGCTTAGAGACGATGCTCGGTTACGCTTTCAATGATCGTTCACTGTTAATAGAAGCATTGACACATGGTTCCTACAATAATGCTGGCCCTTGCTATGAG AGGCTTGAATTTCTTGGAGATGCAGTATTGGACCACATCTTAACTGATTACTTCTACAAACAGTACTACCCAGGATGTACACCAGCATTGTTGACAAATTTACGGAAAGCTTCTGTGAACAATTGTTGCTATGCACATGCAGCTGTTAAAGCAGGATTACACAAGCATATTCTTCATTCATCATCAAACCAGATGATTAACGACCTTGAGAATTCGGGGCGGTCATTTTCAGGCCCATCGCATGGTTGGGAACCTGGCATTGGTCTACCTGAG GACCTTGCAGATTTGATTGAATCAATAGCTGGTGCGATTTACCTCGACAGCAAGCATAAGAAGGAGGTTGTCTGGAGAGCCATGAGACGCCTACTGGAACCTCTTGCCACCCCAAAGACTGTGGAGCTGTACCCGGTGTCAGAACTGAAAGAAATATGCGAGCGCAGAAAATACCCCAAGCCGTTATACTCTAAAACTCGTGATAGTGGAGTTGGAGTAACAAGGGTGGATGCAAAGGTGAAGGCTGCAGGGACAGTGTACTATGGAACTGGAGAAGGCCGCAACAAGAAAGTGGCGAAAATTTTGGCCGCAAAGGCTCTGCTCCAGAAACTGAAGGTCGCATCCGTAGCATGA